In Erpetoichthys calabaricus chromosome 2, fErpCal1.3, whole genome shotgun sequence, a genomic segment contains:
- the LOC114669567 gene encoding extracellular calcium-sensing receptor-like translates to MVMHFLFVWILFGFTSPLLSVENTENACVHQDLSDLPGFFADGDIVIGGLFPMHYRIAEPDQNLTYKPATPRCHGFDTRSFRWAQTMRLAIKDVNANPILLPKVQLGYKIHDSCATHVAALRATLSIFNEPKESSSKMCSVHSSLKMIIGDSGSSQSAVVSRLLQPFKIPMISYLSTCSCFSNRQEFPTFFRVVPSDDHQVKAIAKLVKYFGWKWVAAVSEDDDYGRYAFQGLFEEFRKIGVCVAYYEIIPKVYNRKRILEIVDVIKKSTAKVVISFAGEGELYPLFSEYAYQNITGIQWIASEAWVTASLFSPGEFYPSLGGIIGFAIRRGEIPGLKDFLLQVNPTLNPNNSLVKEFWSTMFGCSFYPLNVSDESGKMLPFCSGHESLEEKYSTYLDMSNTRVSYNVYKAVYAVAHSLHNLLSCEAGKGPFENSSCADITNISPWQLQQYIQNVSFTIMEEIISFDQSGDPIASYDIINWQKGLDGNIKFVTVGRYDTSNGAGNELWIHENAIIWTNHQTKVPTSVCSESCHPGTRKGVRRGQPLCCFDCLPCTDGETSNQTDSVECTQCPSDFWSNAERTECIPKEIEFLAYDEIGASLTVIALFGACLTFGVLGIFHYYKSTPIVRVNNSELSFFILISLALCFLCSIAFIGEPADWSCMFRHTVFSVTFSLCISCILGKTVVVLMALKATQPGSTIMKWFGPLQQRIMIFCCTFIQIVICAIWLISMPPFPVKNTKYNNSKIILECHVGSALAFWCVLGYIGVLACMCFVLAFLARKLPGNFNEAKYITFSMLIFCSVWLAFIPAYVSSPGKYTVAVEIFAILASSFGLLFCIFAPKCYIILLKPEKNTKKGILGKSNTNTYKEEIVVFTPLNQLAHLIPVVGFIIVVDEADHGCIVRKLDNVIGTLD, encoded by the exons CTTTGACACCAGATCCTTTCGTTGGGCTCAGACAATGAGACTGGCAATAAAAGACGTTAATGCAAATCCAATTTTACTTCCAAAGGTGCAGCTGGGCTACAAAATTCATGATTCTTGTGCTACACATGTGGCTGCATTAAGGGCCACCCTATCCATATTTAATGAACCAAAGGAATCTTCAAGTAAAATGTGTTCTGTACATTCatcattaaaaatgattattggaGATTCTGGATCATCGCAGTCAGCAGTGGTGTCAAGACTACTGCAGCCATTCAAAATACCAAtg ataaGTTATCTTTCAACATGCTCTTGCTTTAGCAACAGACAAGAATTTCCAACATTTTTTAGGGTGGTTCCCAGTGACGATCATCAAGTAAAAGCAATTGCGAAACTTGTTAAATACTTTGGCTGGAAATGGGTGGCAGCAGTTTCTGAAGACGATGATTACGGCAGATATGCATTTCAAGGTCTATTTGAAGAGTTTAGAAAAATTGGAGTATGCGTGGCATACTATGAAATCATTCCTAAAGTCTACAACAGAAAAAGAATTCTTGAAATTGTAGATGTAATTAAGAAGTCCACTGCAAAAGTTGTCATATCATTTGCTGGAGAAGGCGAACTCTACCCTTTATTTTCTGAGTATGCATATCAAAATATCACTGGCATTCAATGGATTGCAAGTGAGGCTTGGGTGACAGCTTCCTTGTTTTCACCAGGGGAATTCTATCCATCGCTTGGTGGTATAATAGGGTTTGCCATTCGCAGGGGAGAAATCCCAGGTTTAAAGGATTTTCTCCTTCAAGTTAATCCAACACTCAACCCTAATAACTCTCTTGTCAAAGAGTTTTGGAGTACAATGTTTGGTTGTTCATTCTATCCATTAAATGTAAGTGATGAATCTGGAAAAATGCTTCCCTTTTGTTCTGGTCATGAGTCCTTAGAAGAAAAATACTCTACTTACTTGGATATGTCCAACACTAGAGTTTCTTATAATGTTTATAAAGCAGTATATGCAGTCGCTCACTCATTACATAATCTGCTTAGCTGTGAAGCTGGCAAAGGACCCTTTGAAAATTCCTCGTGTGCAGATATCACCAACATCAGCCCATGGCAG ctGCAACAGTATATTCAAAATGTTTCTTTCACCATCATGGAAGAAATAATCAGCTTTGATCAAAGTGGTGACCCTATTGCATCATATGATATCATAAACTGGCAAAAAGGTTTAGATGGAAATATTAAATTTGTCACAGTTGGACGCTATGATACATCTAATGGTGCTGGAAATGAGCTATGGATTCACGAAAATGCAATCATCTGGACAAACCATCAAACTAAG gtgCCAACATCAGTATGTTCTGAAAGCTGCCACCCTGGTACAAGGAAAGGAGTTCGCAGAGGACAACCTCTGTGTTGTTTTGATTGCTTACCATGTACTGACGGCGAAACTAGTAATCAAACAG attcggTAGAATGTACTCAGTGTCCTTCAGATTTCTGGTCCAATGCTGAAAGAACAGAATGCATACCAAAAGAGATTGAATTTCTTGCTTATGATGAAATCGGAGCTTCATTAACTGTGATCGCTTTATTTGGTGCTTGCCTTACATTTGGGGTCCTTGGCATATTCCATTATTATAAAAGTACCCCGATTGTCCGGGTGAACAATTCTGAACTCagttttttcattcttatttcactggccctctgctttctgtgctcCATTGCATTCATTGGCGAGCCTGCTGATTGGTCTTGCATGTTTAGGCACACAGTGTTTAGTGTTACCTTCTCATTATGTATATCCTGTATTCTTGGAAAAACAGTTGTTGTGTTAATGGCTCTCAAAGCCACACAACCTGGAAGCACCATCATGAAATGGTTTGGGCCTTTACAGCAAAGAATCATGATTTTCTGCTGTACTTTTATTCAGATCGTTATTTGTGCAATTTGGTTGATTTCTATGCCCCCTTTCCCTGTCAAAAATACCAAATACAACAATTCTAAAATAATACTGGAATGTCATGTGGGTTCTGCTTTGGCCTTTTGGTGTGTCTTGGGCTACATTGGAGTTCTTGCTTGCATGTGTTTTGTTCTGGCTTTTCTGGCAAGAAAACTCCCTGGTAACTTTAATGAAGCCAAGTACATAACATTCAGCATGCTCATCTTTTGTTCTGTGTGGTTGGCATTTATTCCGGCATATGTCAGCTCACCTGGCAAATACACTGTTGCAGTGGAAATATTTGCCATTCTTGCTTCTAGTTTTGGATTGCTTTTCTGTATATTCGCtccaaaatgttatattattttactgaaacctgaaaaaaatacCAAGAAGGGCATTCTTGGCAAAAGtaatacaaatacatacaaa gaagagattgttgtcttcacaccactGAACCAGTTGGCTCACCTCATTCCTGTAGTTGGCTTCATCATTGTTGTTGATGAGGCTGACCACGGTTGTATCGTTCGTAAACTTGACAATGTGATTGGAACTTTAGATTGA